The following are encoded together in the Pseudomonas sp. IB20 genome:
- the astD gene encoding succinylglutamate-semialdehyde dehydrogenase — protein MMNSLYIAGSWLAGQGELFESRNPVTQHVLWAGNGATAEQVESAVQAARQAFPGWARRPLEERISVLETFAATLKSRADEIARCIGEETGKPLWESATEVTSMANKIAISVQSYRERTGEKSGPLGDATAVLRHKPHGVVAVFGPYNFPGHLPNGHIVPALLAGNTVLFKPSELTPKVAELTVQCWIEAGLPAGVLNLLQGARETGIALAANPGIDGLFFTGSSRTGNHLHQQFSGRPDKILALEMGGNNPLVVDEVADVDAAVYTIIQSAFISAGQRCTCARRLLVPEGAWGDALLARLVAVSATIAVGAFDQQPAPFMGSVISLGAAKALMDAQQLMLANGAVALLEMTQPQDQAALLTPGIIDVTGVTEREDEELFGPLLQVIRYADFAAAIAEANNTQYGLAAGLLSDSESRYQQFWLESRAGIVNWNKQLTGAASTAPFGGVGASGNHRASAYYAADYCAYPVASLETPSLVVPATLTPGITLK, from the coding sequence ATAATGAATTCGCTGTATATCGCAGGTAGCTGGCTGGCTGGCCAGGGTGAACTGTTTGAATCGCGCAACCCCGTCACCCAGCACGTGCTGTGGGCCGGCAATGGCGCCACTGCCGAACAGGTCGAGTCGGCGGTGCAGGCCGCGCGCCAAGCGTTCCCCGGCTGGGCCCGGCGCCCGCTGGAAGAGCGCATCAGCGTGCTGGAAACCTTCGCCGCCACGCTGAAAAGCCGCGCCGATGAAATCGCCCGCTGCATCGGTGAAGAAACCGGCAAGCCGCTGTGGGAGTCGGCCACCGAAGTCACCAGCATGGCCAACAAGATCGCGATCTCGGTGCAAAGCTACCGCGAACGTACCGGCGAGAAGAGCGGCCCGCTGGGCGACGCCACTGCCGTGTTGCGCCACAAGCCCCACGGTGTGGTGGCGGTGTTCGGCCCTTACAACTTCCCGGGCCACTTGCCGAACGGGCATATCGTCCCGGCGTTGCTGGCGGGCAATACCGTGCTGTTCAAGCCGAGCGAGCTGACCCCTAAAGTCGCCGAGCTGACCGTGCAGTGCTGGATCGAAGCCGGTTTGCCGGCGGGCGTGTTGAACCTGCTGCAAGGCGCGCGCGAAACCGGTATCGCCCTGGCGGCCAACCCAGGTATCGACGGGTTGTTCTTTACTGGTTCCAGCCGCACCGGCAATCACTTGCACCAACAATTCTCCGGGCGCCCGGACAAGATCCTTGCGCTGGAAATGGGCGGCAACAACCCACTGGTGGTCGACGAAGTGGCCGACGTGGATGCGGCGGTCTACACCATCATCCAGTCAGCGTTCATTTCTGCCGGCCAGCGTTGCACCTGTGCGCGTCGCTTGCTGGTGCCGGAAGGCGCCTGGGGCGATGCGTTGCTGGCGCGCCTGGTGGCGGTGAGCGCGACGATTGCAGTCGGTGCGTTCGACCAGCAGCCGGCGCCGTTCATGGGCTCGGTGATTTCCCTCGGTGCGGCGAAAGCCTTGATGGACGCCCAGCAATTGATGTTGGCCAATGGCGCCGTGGCGCTGCTGGAAATGACCCAGCCCCAGGATCAGGCCGCGTTGCTGACCCCAGGCATTATCGATGTGACCGGCGTGACCGAGCGCGAAGATGAAGAGCTGTTCGGCCCGCTGTTGCAGGTCATCCGCTACGCTGACTTTGCTGCGGCCATCGCTGAGGCCAACAACACCCAGTACGGTTTGGCCGCGGGTTTGTTGTCCGATTCCGAATCGCGCTACCAGCAGTTCTGGCTGGAAAGCCGCGCCGGGATCGTCAATTGGAACAAACAACTGACCGGCGCCGCCAGTACTGCGCCGTTCGGTGGGGTAGGGGCCTCGGGCAACCACCGCGCCAGTGCTTATTACGCGGCGGATTATTGCGCGTACCCGGTGGCCTCGCTTGAGACCCCGAGCTTGGTGGTCCCAGCAACGCTGACCCCAGGTATAACGCTGAAGTGA
- the astE gene encoding succinylglutamate desuccinylase, translating to MLALGKLLELTLAGREPAQKIQLTVDGVQMRWLSEGALAVRPPEVKDNGGDLLLSSGIHGNETAPIELLDRLLHGIARGEIKPRSRILFLFGNPEAMRRGERYLELDVNRLFNGRHEQNIGPEAMRAAELEQLARTFFSLPGRSRLHYDLHTAIRGSKIEQFALYPWNEGRQHSRHELARLCAAGMQAVLLQNKTSITFTAFTYEQLGAEAFTLELGKARPFGHNQGVDVSRLEARLKHIIEGSEPATESLDGLQLFAVSREVIKHSDAFLLHLPADVENFSPLAKGYLLAEDVAKTRWVIEEEGARIIFPNPKVKNGLRAGILIVPTTDAGLA from the coding sequence ATGCTCGCCCTCGGCAAACTGCTTGAACTGACCCTCGCCGGTCGCGAACCGGCGCAAAAAATTCAACTGACTGTCGACGGCGTGCAGATGCGCTGGCTCAGCGAGGGCGCGCTCGCAGTGCGCCCGCCTGAAGTGAAGGACAACGGCGGCGACCTGCTGCTGTCGTCCGGCATCCATGGCAACGAAACGGCGCCGATCGAACTGCTCGATCGCCTGTTGCATGGCATCGCCCGTGGGGAGATTAAACCCCGCTCCCGTATTCTGTTCCTGTTCGGCAACCCCGAGGCCATGCGCCGCGGCGAGCGTTACCTCGAATTGGACGTCAACCGGCTGTTCAACGGCCGCCATGAACAAAACATCGGCCCGGAGGCCATGCGCGCCGCCGAGCTTGAGCAACTGGCCCGCACCTTCTTCAGCCTGCCTGGCCGTTCGCGCCTGCATTACGACCTGCACACCGCCATTCGCGGCTCGAAGATCGAGCAGTTCGCCCTGTACCCGTGGAATGAAGGCCGCCAGCACTCACGCCACGAACTGGCGCGCCTGTGCGCCGCCGGCATGCAAGCGGTGCTGTTGCAGAACAAGACCTCGATCACCTTCACCGCGTTTACCTACGAACAACTGGGGGCCGAAGCCTTCACGTTGGAATTGGGCAAGGCGCGGCCGTTCGGGCATAACCAGGGCGTGGATGTTTCCCGCCTGGAGGCGCGCCTCAAGCACATCATCGAAGGCTCTGAGCCTGCGACCGAGAGCCTGGATGGCCTGCAGCTGTTTGCCGTGTCGCGTGAAGTGATCAAGCACAGTGATGCGTTCTTGCTGCACCTGCCGGCGGATGTGGAAAACTTTTCGCCATTGGCCAAGGGCTATCTGCTGGCTGAAGACGTGGCCAAGACGCGTTGGGTGATCGAAGAGGAGGGCGCGCGCATCATTTTTCCCAACCCTAAGGTGAAGAATGGTTTGCGTGCTGGGATATTGATTGTGCCGACCACGGACGCTGGCCTGGCATAA
- a CDS encoding 6,7-dimethyl-8-ribityllumazine synthase, whose product MQPTAIDSKSKNHHGERVAFIQACWHKDIVDQSRKGFLAEMIAQGYQESDIDFFEVGGAFELPLHAKLLAKTGRYAGIVAAALVVDGGIYRHEFVAQSVVSGLMQVQLETEVPVFSVSLTPHHFHAGSEHTTFFYEHFVHKGQEAARTCADTLHKVRAIRRSEPRAVAV is encoded by the coding sequence ATGCAACCCACCGCAATCGACAGCAAAAGCAAAAACCATCACGGCGAGCGTGTCGCGTTTATCCAGGCCTGCTGGCACAAGGATATTGTCGACCAATCGCGTAAAGGCTTCCTCGCCGAAATGATCGCCCAGGGCTACCAGGAATCGGACATCGACTTCTTCGAAGTCGGCGGCGCCTTTGAACTGCCCCTGCACGCCAAGCTGCTGGCTAAGACCGGCCGTTACGCCGGTATCGTTGCCGCCGCGCTAGTGGTGGACGGCGGCATCTACCGCCACGAATTCGTCGCCCAATCGGTGGTCAGCGGCCTGATGCAGGTGCAGTTGGAAACCGAAGTGCCGGTGTTCTCGGTGTCCCTGACCCCGCATCACTTCCACGCCGGCAGCGAGCACACCACGTTCTTCTACGAGCACTTTGTGCACAAGGGCCAGGAAGCTGCACGCACCTGCGCCGATACGCTGCACAAGGTCCGCGCTATCCGTCGCAGTGAACCGCGCGCTGTAGCGGTTTAA
- the aruF gene encoding arginine/ornithine succinyltransferase subunit alpha gives MLVMRPAQMADLGEVQRLAADSPIGVTSLPDDVERLSDKISASEASFAAEVSFNGEESYFFVLEDTSTGKLVGCSAIVASAGYSEPFYSFRNETFVHASRELKIHNKIHVLSQCHDLTGNSLLTSFYVEPALVGSPWSELNSRGRLLFVASHPERFADSVVTEIVGYSDENGDSPFWDAIGRNFFDLNYAAAERLCGLKSRTFLAELMPHYPIYVPLLPDEAQEAMGQVHPRAQITFDILMREGFETDHYIDIFDGGPTLHARVSGIRSIAQSRVVPVKIGEMVKGAGRQYLVSNAQLQDYRAVMLDLDYAPGKPVTLDLETAEALGVGEGASVRLVAV, from the coding sequence ATGCTGGTGATGCGCCCCGCGCAAATGGCTGATCTGGGCGAGGTACAGCGTCTGGCTGCGGACAGCCCGATTGGTGTCACCTCCTTGCCGGATGATGTGGAACGCCTAAGCGACAAGATCTCCGCCAGCGAAGCGTCCTTCGCGGCCGAGGTCAGTTTCAACGGTGAAGAAAGTTATTTCTTCGTGCTCGAAGACACCTCAACCGGCAAGCTCGTCGGCTGCTCGGCCATTGTGGCCTCGGCCGGTTACTCGGAGCCGTTCTACAGCTTTCGTAACGAAACCTTCGTGCACGCCTCCCGCGAGCTGAAGATCCACAACAAGATCCACGTGCTTTCCCAGTGCCACGACCTCACCGGCAACAGCCTGCTCACCAGCTTCTATGTGGAGCCTGCGCTGGTCGGTTCGCCGTGGTCGGAACTCAACTCCCGTGGCCGCCTGTTGTTCGTCGCCAGCCACCCCGAGCGCTTTGCCGACTCGGTGGTGACCGAGATTGTTGGCTACAGCGACGAGAACGGTGATTCGCCGTTCTGGGACGCCATCGGCCGCAATTTCTTCGACCTCAACTACGCCGCCGCCGAACGGCTGTGCGGGCTGAAAAGCCGCACGTTCCTCGCCGAACTGATGCCGCATTACCCGATCTACGTGCCGCTGCTGCCGGACGAAGCCCAGGAAGCCATGGGCCAGGTGCACCCGCGTGCGCAGATCACCTTCGACATCCTGATGCGTGAAGGTTTTGAAACTGATCATTACATCGACATCTTCGACGGCGGCCCAACGCTGCATGCACGGGTCTCGGGCATTCGCTCGATTGCCCAGAGCCGCGTGGTGCCGGTGAAGATCGGCGAGATGGTCAAGGGGGCCGGCCGTCAGTACCTGGTGAGCAATGCGCAGTTGCAGGATTACCGCGCGGTGATGCTGGACCTGGACTACGCACCCGGCAAACCGGTGACGTTGGACCTGGAAACGGCCGAAGCCCTGGGTGTTGGCGAAGGTGCCAGTGTGCGCCTGGTTGCTGTTTAA
- the astB gene encoding N-succinylarginine dihydrolase, whose product MKSYEVNFDGLVGPTHNYGGLSYGNVASQSNSQQSSNPKEAALQGLQKMKALMDMGFVQGVLAPQERPDVAALRNLGFSGSDAQVIQQAAKQAMPLLVASCSASSMWVANAATVSPSADTADGRVHFTAANLNCKYHRSIEHPTTSRVLGAMFANGKHFAHHAALPAVAQFGDEGAANHTRFCRDYGEAGVEFFVFGRSAFDTRYPAPQKYPARQTLEASQAVARLHGLKDDGVVYAQQNPSVIDAGVFHNDVIAVGNGEVLFYHEDAFLNTEQMLAELHGKLGKLGGNFQSVCVPRAQVSVEDAVRSYLFNSQLLTRADGSMLLIVPEECRANERVWQYLQGLTASGGLIREVKVFDLKQSMQNGGGPACLRLRVALNETELAAVNPGVIMTAPLYDTLTQWVDKHYRDSLRESDLADPQLLLECRTALDELTQILKLGSVYPFQIN is encoded by the coding sequence ATGAAATCCTATGAAGTCAATTTTGACGGTCTAGTGGGGCCGACCCATAACTACGGCGGTTTGTCCTACGGCAACGTCGCGTCCCAGAGCAACAGCCAGCAGTCTTCGAACCCGAAGGAAGCGGCGTTGCAGGGCCTGCAAAAAATGAAAGCGCTGATGGACATGGGCTTTGTGCAAGGCGTGCTGGCACCGCAGGAACGTCCTGACGTAGCCGCCCTGCGCAACCTCGGCTTCAGCGGCAGCGATGCCCAAGTCATCCAGCAAGCCGCCAAGCAAGCCATGCCGCTGCTGGTCGCCAGCTGCTCGGCGTCGAGCATGTGGGTGGCCAACGCCGCCACGGTCAGCCCGAGCGCCGACACGGCGGATGGTCGCGTGCATTTCACTGCCGCCAACCTCAACTGCAAATACCACCGCAGCATCGAGCACCCGACCACCAGCCGCGTGCTGGGGGCGATGTTTGCCAATGGCAAACACTTCGCCCACCACGCCGCATTGCCGGCGGTGGCGCAGTTCGGCGACGAAGGCGCGGCCAACCACACGCGTTTCTGCCGTGACTATGGCGAGGCGGGCGTCGAGTTCTTCGTGTTCGGCCGCAGTGCGTTCGACACCCGTTACCCGGCGCCGCAGAAATACCCGGCGCGCCAGACCCTTGAAGCCTCCCAAGCCGTCGCGCGCTTGCACGGCTTGAAGGACGACGGCGTGGTCTACGCCCAGCAGAACCCATCAGTGATCGATGCCGGTGTGTTCCACAACGACGTGATTGCGGTGGGCAACGGCGAGGTGCTGTTCTATCACGAGGACGCCTTCCTCAACACCGAGCAGATGCTCGCTGAGTTGCACGGCAAGTTGGGCAAGCTGGGCGGCAACTTCCAGTCGGTGTGCGTGCCGCGCGCCCAGGTCAGCGTCGAGGACGCAGTGCGTTCCTACTTGTTCAACAGCCAGTTGCTGACCCGCGCCGACGGCTCGATGCTGCTGATCGTGCCGGAAGAATGCCGTGCCAACGAGCGCGTCTGGCAGTACCTGCAAGGCCTGACAGCGTCCGGCGGGCTGATCCGCGAAGTAAAGGTGTTCGACCTCAAGCAAAGCATGCAGAACGGCGGTGGCCCGGCGTGCCTGCGCTTGCGCGTAGCGTTGAACGAAACGGAACTGGCGGCGGTGAATCCAGGCGTTATCATGACGGCGCCGTTGTACGACACGCTGACCCAATGGGTCGACAAGCACTACCGCGACAGCCTGCGCGAAAGCGACCTGGCTGACCCGCAATTGCTGCTTGAGTGCCGGACGGCACTGGATGAACTGACGCAAATCCTTAAACTGGGCTCGGTTTATCCTTTCCAGATCAATTAA
- the astA gene encoding arginine N-succinyltransferase yields the protein MIVRPVRSSDLPALIDLARSTGTGLTTLPANEERLTHRVGWAEKTFRGEAGRGDADYLFVLENDEGRVVGISAIAGAVGLREPWYNFRVGLTVSASQELNIYREIPTLFLANDLTGNSELCSLFLHADYRNGLNGRMLAKARMLFIAEFPQLFGNKIIAEMRGVSNEAGRSPFWESLGRHFFKMEFSQADYLTGVGNKAFIAELMPKFPLYSCFLSEDARNVIGKVHPDTEPALSMLKSEGFSYQGYVDIFDAGPAVECETSKIRAVRDSQSLVLAIGTPGDDATPFLIHNRKREECRITAAPARLAAGTLVVDQQTAKRLQLVVGDQVRAVALSAARESK from the coding sequence ATGATCGTTCGTCCCGTACGCAGCAGCGATTTACCGGCCCTGATTGATCTGGCGCGCAGCACCGGCACCGGCCTCACCACCTTGCCGGCCAACGAAGAGCGCCTGACCCACCGAGTGGGCTGGGCCGAGAAAACCTTTCGCGGCGAAGCCGGGCGCGGCGATGCCGACTACCTGTTCGTGCTGGAAAACGACGAAGGCCGTGTGGTGGGTATTTCTGCCATTGCCGGTGCCGTCGGCCTGCGCGAGCCTTGGTACAACTTCCGGGTCGGGCTGACCGTCAGCGCCTCCCAGGAGCTGAATATCTACCGCGAGATTCCGACGCTGTTTTTGGCCAACGACCTCACCGGTAATTCCGAGCTGTGCTCGCTGTTCCTGCACGCCGATTACCGCAACGGCCTCAATGGCCGCATGCTGGCCAAGGCGCGCATGTTGTTTATCGCGGAATTCCCGCAGCTGTTCGGCAACAAGATCATTGCCGAGATGCGCGGCGTGTCCAACGAGGCCGGGCGTTCGCCGTTCTGGGAAAGCCTGGGCCGGCACTTCTTCAAGATGGAATTCAGCCAGGCCGACTACCTCACCGGTGTGGGCAACAAGGCCTTTATCGCCGAGCTGATGCCCAAGTTTCCGCTGTACAGCTGCTTCCTGTCTGAGGACGCGCGCAATGTGATCGGCAAGGTGCACCCGGATACCGAGCCGGCGCTGAGCATGCTCAAGAGCGAAGGGTTCAGCTACCAGGGCTATGTCGATATTTTCGACGCTGGCCCGGCGGTGGAGTGTGAGACCAGTAAAATCCGTGCGGTGCGCGACAGCCAGTCGCTGGTGTTGGCCATCGGCACGCCGGGGGACGACGCCACGCCGTTCCTGATTCATAACCGCAAGCGCGAGGAGTGCCGCATCACGGCCGCTCCGGCCCGGCTGGCGGCAGGCACCTTGGTGGTCGATCAGCAGACCGCCAAACGCCTGCAACTGGTGGTGGGTGATCAAGTGCGTGCTGTTGCGTTGTCTGCTGCTCGGGAGTCGAAATAA
- the ltaE gene encoding low-specificity L-threonine aldolase, which yields MSVIDLRSDTVTQPTPGMRDAMASAASGDDVYGEDPSVNHLEAELAKRLGFEAALFVPTGTMSNLLALMAHCERGEEYIVGQQAHTYKYEGGGAAVLGSIQPQPLEVQADGSLDLDHVLAAIKPDDFHFARTRLLALENTMQGKVLPLEYLAKARAFTREHGLSLHLDGARIYNAAVKLGVDAREIAQHFDSVSVCLSKGLGAPIGSVLCGSAALIAKARRLRKMVGGGMRQAGSLAAAGLYALDHQVQRLADDHANAQWLGDALRKAGFEVEPVQTNMVYVQVGDRAQALKAFAAERGIKLSAAPRLRMVTHLDVSRAQIEHVVQAFVDFSQK from the coding sequence ATGTCTGTGATCGACCTGCGTAGCGACACCGTGACCCAACCCACCCCCGGCATGCGTGACGCGATGGCCAGTGCCGCCAGCGGCGACGACGTCTACGGCGAAGACCCGAGCGTCAACCACCTGGAGGCCGAACTGGCCAAGCGCCTGGGGTTCGAGGCGGCGTTGTTCGTGCCCACCGGCACCATGAGCAACCTGTTGGCGTTGATGGCTCACTGTGAGCGCGGCGAGGAGTACATCGTCGGGCAGCAGGCTCATACCTACAAATACGAAGGCGGTGGCGCGGCGGTGCTGGGCTCGATCCAGCCGCAGCCGCTGGAAGTACAGGCGGACGGCTCGCTGGATCTGGACCACGTGCTGGCAGCGATCAAACCCGACGATTTCCACTTCGCCCGCACCCGTCTGCTGGCGTTGGAAAACACCATGCAGGGCAAAGTGTTGCCGCTGGAATACTTGGCGAAGGCGCGTGCGTTTACCCGTGAGCATGGCCTGTCTTTGCACTTGGATGGCGCGCGAATCTACAACGCGGCGGTCAAGCTTGGGGTGGATGCGCGGGAAATCGCCCAGCATTTCGACTCGGTGTCGGTGTGCCTGTCCAAAGGCCTGGGTGCGCCGATCGGCTCAGTGTTGTGCGGCTCGGCGGCGTTGATCGCCAAGGCGCGTCGCCTGCGCAAGATGGTCGGTGGCGGTATGCGCCAGGCCGGCTCCCTGGCGGCGGCGGGGCTGTATGCGTTGGATCACCAGGTGCAGCGCCTGGCCGATGACCACGCCAATGCGCAGTGGCTGGGCGATGCGTTGCGCAAAGCCGGCTTTGAGGTGGAACCGGTCCAGACCAACATGGTGTATGTGCAGGTCGGTGATCGGGCGCAGGCCTTGAAGGCATTTGCTGCTGAGCGCGGGATCAAGCTGAGCGCCGCGCCGCGTCTGCGCATGGTCACGCATCTGGATGTCAGCCGGGCGCAGATTGAGCACGTCGTGCAGGCATTTGTCGATTTTTCGCAGAAATGA
- the alaS gene encoding alanine--tRNA ligase, producing MKSAEIREAFLRFFEEQGHTRVASSSLIPGNDPTLLFTNAGMNQFKDCFLGQEKRAYTRATSSQKCVRAGGKNSDLENVGYTARHHTFFEMLGNFSFGDYFKKDAITFAWTFLTGVLKLPKEKLWVTVYATDDEAYDIWTKEIGVPAERMIRIGDNKGAPYASDNFWTMGDTGPCGPCTEIFYDHGADIWGGPPGSPEEDGDRYIEIWNNVFMQFNRTADGVLHPLPAPSVDTGMGLERISAVMQHVHSNYEIDLFTNLLSASAAAIGCANEGQSSLKVVSDHIRSCGFLIADGVLPSNEGRGYVLRRIIRRACRHGNKLGATGSFFYKIVAALVAEMGDAFPELKQQQANIERVLKAEEEQFSKTLEHGLKILEQDLAELKGTVVPGDVVFKLYDTYGFPMDLTADIARERELTVDEAGFEREMEAQRVRARSASSFGLDYNTLVKVDVPTAFTGYQATAGSAKIVAIYKDGKSVDVLSEGEEAVVVLDQTPFYAESGGQVGDCGFLSSTSGRFEVRDTTKTGGAFLHHGVLVLGNLTVGAPVDTQVDADVRHATALNHSATHLLHAALRQVLGEHVQQKGSLVDSQRLRFDFSHFEAIKPEQIKALEEIVNAEIRKNTPVETEETDIETAKNKGAMALFGEKYGDEVRVLSMGGSFSVELCGGIHANRTGDIGLLKIISEGGVASGVRRIEAVTGAAALAYLNAAEEQLKEAAGLVKGSRDNLIDKLSAVLERNRALEKQLEQLQAKAASAAGDDLSASALDVKGVKVLAVRLDGQDGKALLALVDQLKNKLGRAVILLGGVHEEKVVLVAGVTKDLTGQLKAGDLMKQAAAAVGGKGGGRPDMAQGGGVDAGSLDAALALTVPFVEAGI from the coding sequence ATGAAAAGCGCAGAAATCCGTGAAGCCTTCCTTCGCTTCTTCGAAGAGCAAGGCCACACCCGTGTAGCCTCCAGCTCCTTGATCCCAGGCAATGACCCAACCCTGCTGTTCACTAACGCGGGGATGAACCAGTTCAAGGACTGCTTCCTGGGCCAGGAAAAGCGCGCGTATACCCGCGCGACCAGCAGCCAGAAGTGCGTACGCGCCGGGGGCAAGAACAGCGACCTGGAAAACGTCGGCTACACCGCTCGCCACCACACTTTTTTCGAGATGCTGGGTAACTTCAGCTTCGGCGACTATTTCAAGAAAGATGCGATTACGTTCGCCTGGACCTTCCTGACTGGCGTGCTGAAGCTGCCGAAAGAAAAGCTCTGGGTCACCGTCTACGCGACGGACGACGAAGCGTATGACATCTGGACCAAAGAAATCGGCGTTCCAGCTGAGCGCATGATTCGCATCGGCGACAACAAGGGCGCCCCTTACGCCTCCGATAACTTCTGGACCATGGGCGATACCGGCCCGTGCGGCCCGTGCACCGAAATTTTCTACGATCACGGCGCCGACATCTGGGGCGGCCCACCGGGCTCGCCGGAAGAAGATGGCGACCGTTACATCGAAATCTGGAACAACGTGTTCATGCAATTCAACCGCACCGCCGATGGCGTGTTGCATCCGCTGCCGGCACCGTCGGTTGACACCGGCATGGGCCTGGAGCGGATCAGTGCGGTGATGCAGCACGTTCACTCCAACTACGAAATCGACCTGTTCACCAACCTGTTGAGCGCGTCTGCCGCAGCCATTGGTTGCGCCAACGAAGGCCAGTCTTCGCTCAAGGTGGTGTCGGACCATATCCGTTCCTGTGGCTTCCTGATCGCCGACGGCGTACTGCCGTCGAACGAAGGCCGTGGCTATGTGTTGCGCCGTATCATTCGTCGCGCCTGCCGTCACGGTAACAAGCTGGGCGCTACCGGTAGCTTCTTCTACAAAATCGTTGCCGCGCTGGTGGCCGAGATGGGCGATGCCTTTCCGGAACTCAAGCAGCAGCAGGCCAACATCGAGCGTGTGCTCAAGGCTGAAGAAGAGCAGTTCTCCAAGACCCTGGAACACGGCTTGAAGATTCTCGAGCAGGACCTGGCTGAGCTCAAAGGCACTGTGGTGCCGGGCGACGTGGTGTTCAAGCTGTATGACACCTACGGTTTCCCGATGGACCTGACCGCCGACATCGCCCGTGAGCGCGAGCTGACCGTCGATGAGGCGGGTTTTGAGCGTGAGATGGAAGCCCAGCGTGTACGCGCGCGTTCCGCCAGCTCCTTTGGTCTGGACTACAACACCTTGGTCAAAGTTGATGTGCCGACCGCGTTCACCGGTTATCAGGCCACGGCAGGCTCGGCCAAGATCGTGGCTATCTATAAAGATGGCAAGTCGGTTGACGTGTTGAGCGAAGGCGAAGAGGCGGTGGTGGTGCTTGACCAGACGCCGTTCTACGCCGAGTCCGGTGGCCAGGTGGGTGATTGCGGCTTCCTGAGCTCGACGTCCGGTCGTTTTGAAGTGCGCGACACCACCAAGACCGGCGGTGCGTTCCTGCACCACGGTGTGTTGGTGTTGGGTAACCTGACGGTCGGCGCGCCAGTCGACACGCAGGTTGATGCCGACGTGCGGCATGCAACTGCTTTGAACCATTCTGCCACTCACTTGCTGCACGCCGCGTTGCGTCAGGTGTTGGGTGAGCACGTGCAGCAGAAGGGTTCGTTGGTCGATAGCCAGCGCCTGCGCTTTGACTTCAGCCACTTTGAAGCGATCAAGCCTGAACAGATCAAGGCGCTGGAAGAGATCGTCAACGCTGAAATCCGCAAGAACACCCCGGTGGAAACCGAAGAAACCGATATCGAAACCGCCAAGAACAAAGGCGCCATGGCGCTGTTTGGCGAGAAGTACGGCGACGAAGTGCGTGTACTGAGCATGGGCGGCAGCTTCTCGGTGGAGCTGTGTGGCGGTATCCATGCCAACCGTACCGGCGACATCGGCCTGCTGAAAATCATCAGCGAAGGCGGTGTGGCCTCCGGCGTACGTCGTATTGAAGCGGTTACTGGTGCTGCGGCCCTGGCCTACCTCAATGCGGCCGAAGAACAACTCAAGGAAGCGGCCGGCCTGGTCAAGGGCAGCCGCGACAACCTGATCGACAAGCTGTCCGCCGTACTGGAACGCAACCGCGCGCTGGAGAAACAGCTGGAGCAGTTGCAGGCCAAGGCAGCCAGCGCGGCGGGCGACGATCTGTCGGCCTCGGCGCTGGACGTCAAGGGCGTGAAAGTCCTGGCCGTACGCCTGGACGGTCAGGACGGCAAGGCGCTGTTGGCCTTGGTCGATCAGTTGAAGAACAAGCTCGGCCGCGCAGTGATCCTGCTCGGCGGTGTCCATGAGGAAAAGGTCGTTCTGGTTGCCGGTGTAACCAAAGACCTGACTGGCCAACTCAAGGCCGGTGATTTAATGAAGCAAGCCGCTGCGGCAGTGGGCGGGAAGGGCGGTGGTCGTCCGGACATGGCGCAAGGCGGTGGTGTAGACGCCGGCAGCCTGGACGCGGCCCTGGCCCTGACCGTGCCGTTTGTCGAAGCCGGTATTTAA